From Maribacter dokdonensis DSW-8, the proteins below share one genomic window:
- the ilvB gene encoding biosynthetic-type acetolactate synthase large subunit: METVKEKKKGTGSKNTIRVSGAEAIIHCLLAEGVETMYGYPGGAIMPVYDELYKFQDKLDHILTRHEQGATHAAQGYARVSGKVGVAIATSGPGATNLVTGLADAQIDSTPMVCITGQVTRHLLGTDAFQETDIIGISTPVTKWNYQVTEASEIPEVMAKAFYIAKSGRPGPVLVDITKNAQIDELDFSYEKCVGVRSYKPVPKPKMSAIEAAAELINNAKKPFIVWGQGVILGKAENELKTLVEKTGIPAAWTIMGASALDTAHPLNVGMVGMHGNYGPNLLTNECDLLIAIGMRFDDRVTGRLEDYAKQAKVIHFEIDPAEVNKNVHADVAVLGNSKETLGLILPLLNENKHEAWHNMFKEKYKIEFDTIIKNDIHPTKEGLTMGEVIEEINLASNNKAVIVSDVGQHQMIACRYAKFSQSKSNITSGGLGTMGFALPAAIGAKMGAMDREVVAIIGDGGYQMTIQELGVIFQHNLPVKIVVLNNEHLGMVRQWQELFFDKRYASTVMVNPDFVKIAEGYSIEAKRISERIDLKSTIQEMMASDKPYFLEVKVEQEDNVFPMIPSGASVSEVRLK, translated from the coding sequence ATGGAAACAGTAAAAGAGAAGAAAAAAGGTACAGGTTCCAAGAATACCATTAGAGTTTCTGGGGCAGAGGCAATAATCCATTGTTTATTAGCAGAAGGTGTTGAAACAATGTATGGTTACCCTGGTGGGGCTATTATGCCCGTCTATGATGAGTTATATAAATTTCAAGATAAGCTCGATCATATTTTAACAAGACATGAGCAAGGTGCTACACACGCTGCTCAAGGTTATGCTCGTGTTTCCGGTAAAGTAGGTGTTGCTATTGCCACCTCTGGTCCTGGAGCAACTAATTTGGTTACCGGTCTTGCAGATGCGCAGATAGATTCTACACCAATGGTATGTATCACTGGTCAGGTAACAAGACATTTATTGGGTACCGATGCTTTTCAAGAAACTGATATTATAGGTATTTCTACCCCTGTAACTAAATGGAACTATCAGGTGACCGAAGCTTCTGAAATTCCAGAAGTTATGGCTAAGGCTTTTTATATTGCCAAATCTGGCAGACCCGGTCCGGTTTTAGTAGATATTACAAAAAATGCTCAAATAGATGAGCTGGACTTCTCCTATGAGAAATGTGTTGGAGTAAGAAGTTATAAGCCAGTACCTAAGCCAAAAATGAGTGCAATTGAGGCAGCGGCAGAATTAATAAACAATGCTAAAAAACCATTTATAGTATGGGGGCAAGGTGTTATTCTTGGTAAAGCGGAAAACGAGTTGAAAACCTTGGTTGAGAAAACAGGGATTCCTGCCGCTTGGACCATTATGGGTGCCTCTGCATTAGATACTGCACATCCATTAAATGTGGGTATGGTTGGTATGCACGGTAATTATGGACCTAATTTACTGACCAATGAGTGCGATTTGTTAATTGCCATTGGTATGCGTTTTGACGATCGTGTAACGGGTAGATTAGAAGATTACGCCAAACAAGCAAAAGTTATTCACTTTGAAATTGATCCTGCAGAGGTAAACAAAAATGTACATGCAGATGTTGCAGTGTTGGGTAACTCAAAAGAGACTTTAGGCTTGATTTTGCCATTGCTTAATGAAAATAAGCATGAGGCTTGGCATAATATGTTTAAGGAGAAATACAAAATTGAGTTCGATACCATTATAAAAAATGACATTCATCCTACCAAAGAAGGGTTGACTATGGGTGAAGTTATAGAGGAAATTAATTTAGCTTCAAATAATAAGGCGGTGATAGTATCAGACGTAGGTCAGCATCAAATGATTGCGTGTAGATATGCTAAGTTTTCACAGTCTAAAAGTAATATTACTTCTGGTGGATTAGGTACCATGGGCTTTGCTTTACCGGCTGCAATTGGAGCTAAAATGGGTGCTATGGATAGGGAAGTAGTAGCTATTATTGGTGATGGTGGTTATCAAATGACCATTCAAGAATTAGGTGTTATATTTCAGCATAACCTTCCAGTTAAGATTGTAGTGCTTAATAATGAGCACTTAGGTATGGTACGTCAATGGCAAGAGTTATTTTTTGATAAGAGATATGCATCTACCGTAATGGTAAATCCAGATTTCGTTAAAATAGCCGAAGGATATAGTATTGAGGCAAAGCGCATATCTGAACGTATAGATTTAAAATCTACGATACAGGAAATGATGGCTTCGGATAAACCATACTTTTTAGAGGTAAAGGTAGAGCAAGAAGATAATGTTTTTCCAATGATTCCTTCTGGAGCTTCTGTGTCTGAAGTGCGTTTAAAGTAA
- a CDS encoding O-methyltransferase, whose translation MNDSIILDIPKVHSSIVRKSEEIGFTMPSDLYIGSFLKTLIASKPNGRFLEIGTGIGLSLSWMIDGMDTDSFLISIDNDQQLTTIAENYFGDDQRVELICENGTEWIKGYTGEKFDLIFADAWPGKYSEIDEVLDLIKVGGFYIVDDMTKQPNWPEGHEENVKSLVAYLEKREDLTLTKLNWSTGVIMAVKN comes from the coding sequence ATGAACGATAGCATCATACTTGATATTCCAAAAGTACATAGCTCTATTGTGCGTAAATCTGAAGAAATTGGATTTACAATGCCTTCTGATCTATATATAGGAAGTTTTCTTAAGACCTTGATTGCTTCAAAACCTAATGGTAGATTTTTAGAAATAGGAACTGGTATTGGGTTAAGCCTTTCTTGGATGATTGACGGTATGGATACTGATTCTTTTTTGATTTCTATAGATAATGATCAACAGTTGACAACCATTGCCGAAAATTACTTTGGTGATGACCAGAGAGTTGAACTTATTTGTGAAAATGGGACAGAGTGGATAAAAGGTTACACCGGTGAAAAATTCGATTTAATTTTTGCCGATGCCTGGCCAGGAAAGTATAGTGAGATAGATGAGGTTCTGGATTTGATCAAGGTTGGCGGGTTTTATATCGTGGATGATATGACCAAACAACCTAACTGGCCAGAAGGGCATGAGGAGAATGTAAAGTCATTGGTTGCGTATTTGGAGAAACGCGAAGACTTGACATTGACCAAATTAAATTGGTCAACAGGTGTAATAATGGCTGTAAAAAATTAG
- the ilvN gene encoding acetolactate synthase small subunit — protein MENKWFTISVYSENNVGLLNRISGIFLKRHINIESLNVSKSEIDDVSKFTIVAHTTEKWVHNIVGQIEKQIEVIKAYYHTDDETIYQESALFKIASGLLFDERQIQNIIKDNNAQIVTVSRDFFVIAKSGRRNEIDQMHDQLKPYGIMQFVRSGRISVTKDEMKISALLKEFK, from the coding sequence ATGGAAAATAAATGGTTTACAATCTCAGTATACTCAGAGAATAACGTTGGGTTGTTAAATAGAATATCGGGTATATTCTTAAAGAGACATATTAATATTGAGAGCTTAAATGTATCTAAATCGGAAATTGACGATGTTTCTAAATTTACTATTGTAGCACATACAACAGAAAAATGGGTTCACAATATTGTTGGACAGATCGAAAAACAAATCGAAGTTATTAAGGCGTATTATCATACGGATGACGAGACTATTTATCAGGAGTCTGCATTGTTCAAAATAGCATCGGGACTGTTGTTTGACGAGCGTCAAATTCAAAATATTATTAAGGATAATAATGCACAGATTGTCACGGTTTCAAGAGATTTCTTTGTCATTGCAAAAAGCGGGAGAAGAAATGAAATTGATCAAATGCATGACCAACTAAAACCATATGGCATTATGCAATTTGTACGCTCTGGGCGTATTTCAGTGACAAAAGATGAAATGAAGATTTCCGCTTTGCTAAAAGAGTTTAAATAA
- the ilvC gene encoding ketol-acid reductoisomerase gives MANYFNTLSLRDQLTQLGKCRFMDSSEFADGVNALKGKKIVIVGCGAQGLNQGLNMRDSGLDIAYTLRDAAIKEKRQSFINATENGFTVGTYEELIPTADVVINLTPDKQHTAVVGAVMPLMKKGATLSYSHGFNIVEEGTQVRKDLTVIMVAPKSPGSEVREEYKRGFGVPTLIAVHPENDPEGKGLAQAKAYAAGTGGHRAGVLESSFVAEVKSDLMGEQTILCGLLQTGSILCFDKMVEKGIDAGYASKLIQFGWETITEGMKYGGITHMMDRLSNPAKIKAFELSEELKDIMRPLFQKHMDDIMTGHFSKTMMEDWANDDKNLLTWRAATGETAFEKTPAGSQEITEQEFYDNGVLMVAMVRAGVELAFEAMTESGIIAESAYYESLHETPLIANTIARKKLFEMNRVISDTAEYGCYLFDHACKPLLTDFMKNIDTDVIGKNFSADIDNDVDNAQLIAVNKALREHPVEIVGARLRESMTAMKPIV, from the coding sequence ATGGCCAATTATTTTAATACGCTATCATTAAGAGATCAGTTAACGCAACTTGGAAAATGTCGCTTCATGGATTCGTCTGAGTTCGCTGATGGTGTAAATGCTTTAAAAGGCAAAAAAATTGTTATCGTAGGTTGTGGTGCTCAGGGGCTTAACCAAGGGTTGAACATGAGAGATTCTGGTTTGGATATTGCTTATACACTACGTGATGCTGCAATAAAAGAGAAAAGACAATCTTTTATCAATGCAACTGAGAACGGTTTTACGGTAGGTACATATGAAGAATTGATTCCTACTGCTGACGTCGTTATAAACCTTACACCAGATAAGCAGCATACAGCTGTAGTAGGTGCGGTTATGCCATTAATGAAAAAAGGAGCTACCCTTTCTTATTCTCATGGTTTCAATATCGTGGAAGAAGGTACTCAAGTTCGTAAAGATTTAACCGTAATCATGGTAGCGCCAAAAAGTCCTGGTTCTGAAGTAAGGGAAGAGTATAAGAGAGGATTCGGTGTACCAACATTAATTGCGGTTCATCCAGAAAATGATCCGGAAGGTAAAGGTTTGGCACAGGCAAAAGCTTATGCTGCGGGTACTGGTGGACATAGAGCCGGTGTTCTGGAGTCTTCTTTTGTTGCTGAGGTAAAATCAGATTTAATGGGTGAGCAAACTATTCTTTGTGGTCTGCTACAAACTGGTTCTATACTTTGTTTTGATAAAATGGTTGAGAAAGGTATTGATGCCGGTTATGCATCTAAATTGATACAATTCGGTTGGGAAACTATTACCGAAGGTATGAAGTACGGCGGTATTACCCATATGATGGACCGTCTTTCAAATCCTGCTAAGATTAAGGCTTTTGAACTTTCAGAAGAATTGAAGGATATTATGCGTCCATTGTTCCAAAAACATATGGATGATATTATGACCGGTCATTTCTCTAAAACTATGATGGAAGACTGGGCAAATGATGATAAGAATTTATTGACTTGGAGAGCTGCAACTGGTGAAACTGCTTTTGAAAAAACTCCTGCAGGTAGTCAAGAGATTACAGAACAAGAATTTTATGATAACGGTGTACTAATGGTTGCTATGGTAAGAGCAGGTGTAGAGCTGGCTTTTGAGGCAATGACAGAGTCTGGTATTATTGCTGAGTCTGCTTATTATGAGTCTTTACATGAAACGCCATTAATTGCAAATACTATTGCACGTAAGAAATTGTTCGAGATGAACCGTGTTATTTCAGATACTGCAGAATATGGTTGTTACTTGTTCGATCATGCTTGTAAGCCATTGTTGACTGACTTTATGAAGAATATAGATACTGATGTTATCGGTAAAAATTTCTCTGCGGATATAGATAATGATGTAGATAACGCCCAATTGATTGCAGTGAACAAAGCATTGCGTGAGCATCCGGTAGAAATAGTTGGAGCACGTTTGCGTGAGTCTATGACAGCAATGAAGCCTATAGTTTAG
- the ilvA gene encoding threonine ammonia-lyase, giving the protein MKGNKPEYFPVLEDVLQAAQIISEISEITPLTDSIRLSKEFNCQIRLKREDLQRVRSYKIRGAFNKISSLTEEERGKGVICASAGNHAQGVAFACCHLKIKGTIYMPSVTPKQKVEQTKLFGGEWVEIVLQGDTFDDSSLAAKIHGDQTGKIFVHPFDDPKIIEGQATVGLELIEQAKKPIDYLFVCIGGGGLASGLISVFSQLSPNTKIIGVEPKGAPSMKSAIDSGAVITVDNIDKFIDGAAVKRVGDLTFPICNYYLDDMITVDEGKVCQTILDLYNRDAIVVEPAGALSIAALVKYKEEIVGKNVVCIIGGSNNDITRTAEIKERALLYAKLKHYFIIRFPQRPGALKEFVVDILGETDDITHFEYSKKSSRENAPAVVGIELKHPDDLQPLIERMKNNNFYGDYINDKPDLFEYLV; this is encoded by the coding sequence ATGAAAGGGAACAAACCGGAGTATTTTCCAGTTTTAGAAGATGTTTTACAAGCGGCACAGATTATTTCTGAAATTTCAGAAATTACACCGTTAACAGATAGTATTAGATTGTCTAAAGAGTTTAATTGTCAAATTCGTTTAAAACGAGAAGATCTACAAAGGGTAAGGTCGTATAAAATTAGAGGAGCTTTTAATAAAATTAGTTCGTTAACAGAGGAAGAAAGGGGTAAAGGGGTTATATGTGCCAGTGCTGGCAATCATGCCCAAGGTGTAGCTTTTGCTTGTTGTCATTTAAAGATCAAGGGTACCATTTACATGCCATCGGTTACACCCAAACAAAAGGTGGAACAAACCAAACTTTTTGGTGGTGAATGGGTAGAAATAGTGTTGCAAGGTGATACGTTTGACGATTCATCATTGGCAGCTAAAATACATGGTGATCAAACCGGTAAAATATTTGTCCATCCTTTTGATGACCCTAAGATTATTGAAGGTCAGGCTACTGTTGGTTTAGAACTTATAGAGCAGGCAAAAAAGCCAATTGATTACCTGTTCGTATGTATAGGTGGTGGTGGATTGGCATCTGGTCTTATTAGTGTATTTAGTCAACTATCTCCTAATACCAAAATTATAGGGGTAGAACCCAAAGGGGCTCCTTCTATGAAATCGGCAATCGATTCTGGTGCAGTGATTACCGTAGATAATATTGATAAATTTATTGATGGGGCTGCTGTTAAAAGGGTTGGTGACCTCACATTTCCTATCTGTAATTATTATTTGGATGATATGATTACGGTTGATGAAGGTAAAGTTTGTCAGACTATTTTAGATCTGTATAATAGAGATGCTATTGTAGTAGAGCCTGCGGGGGCATTATCTATTGCCGCGTTGGTAAAATACAAAGAAGAAATAGTTGGCAAGAATGTGGTTTGCATTATTGGGGGTAGTAATAATGATATTACGAGAACAGCGGAGATTAAGGAGAGAGCCTTATTATATGCCAAGTTGAAGCATTATTTTATTATTAGATTTCCTCAAAGACCGGGAGCTTTAAAAGAATTTGTGGTAGATATTTTAGGGGAAACTGATGATATTACCCATTTTGAATACTCTAAAAAATCCAGCAGGGAGAATGCACCGGCAGTCGTAGGTATAGAATTAAAGCACCCAGATGATTTACAACCATTGATCGAGCGTATGAAAAATAACAATTTCTATGGCGATTATATAAATGATAAACCGGATTTGTTTGAGTATTTGGTTTAA
- a CDS encoding NADP-dependent glyceraldehyde-3-phosphate dehydrogenase — MSDIKIPEEFQITSTIDQKQYLVNGELKEWKGDTTNVYSTISSTKEYKPTLLGSIPDLQEAEALEALDGALKAYDKGQGVWPTMHVKDRIECMEVFVSKMKTKREEVVKLLMWEIGKSLPDSQKEFDRTVEYIEDTIEDYKQLDRDAAKFTKHDGVYAHIKRGPLGVVLCLGPYNYPLNETFALLIPAIIMGNTTIFKPAKHGVLLITPLLEAFQTSFPKGVVNVLFGRGRTVAAPIMQTGKVDVLALIGNSKSANALQDQHPKSNRLRLVLGLEAKNPAIILPDADLDLTINECLAGTLSFNGQRCTALKVVYVHEDIRADFNKNFAKKVDELKFGNPWEDGVKLTPLPEPDKAAYIQGLIDDALSKGAKIINKKGGQHFDNYIWPAVLYPVTKEMRVYQEEQFGPIIPIVPFTDIEEPLDDMAESNYGQQVSLFGKDVYALSPLIDTLVNLVCRVNLNSSCQRGPDVYPFTGRKDSAQATLSVHDALRSFSIRTFVAFKDNELNTDIIENLLEAKLSNFVSTDYIL, encoded by the coding sequence ATGAGCGATATTAAAATTCCAGAAGAATTTCAAATTACATCAACTATAGATCAAAAACAATATTTGGTCAACGGAGAACTAAAAGAATGGAAAGGAGATACCACAAATGTATACTCTACAATCTCTTCAACTAAAGAATATAAGCCAACATTATTGGGCAGTATTCCAGACCTGCAAGAAGCGGAAGCGCTCGAAGCTTTAGACGGAGCTTTAAAGGCGTATGACAAAGGTCAAGGGGTTTGGCCCACCATGCATGTAAAAGATCGTATTGAATGTATGGAGGTTTTCGTTTCAAAGATGAAAACGAAAAGAGAAGAGGTAGTAAAACTTTTAATGTGGGAAATTGGTAAATCATTGCCAGATTCTCAAAAAGAGTTTGATAGAACGGTAGAGTATATTGAAGATACCATTGAAGATTATAAACAGTTAGATAGAGACGCAGCAAAGTTTACAAAGCATGATGGCGTGTATGCCCATATTAAGAGAGGACCTTTAGGGGTTGTTTTATGTTTGGGGCCTTATAATTATCCATTGAACGAAACATTTGCATTACTTATTCCTGCAATTATAATGGGCAATACCACCATTTTCAAACCTGCTAAACACGGTGTTCTGTTGATAACACCACTTTTAGAGGCTTTTCAAACAAGCTTTCCTAAAGGAGTAGTAAATGTATTGTTCGGTCGTGGTAGAACGGTTGCCGCGCCCATTATGCAAACCGGTAAGGTAGATGTACTAGCATTAATTGGTAATAGTAAATCTGCCAATGCTTTACAGGATCAGCATCCAAAAAGCAATAGATTACGATTAGTTCTTGGGTTAGAAGCAAAAAATCCTGCTATTATATTACCTGACGCTGATTTGGACCTAACTATTAATGAATGTTTAGCCGGAACATTGTCATTTAATGGGCAGCGTTGTACCGCTTTAAAAGTGGTTTATGTTCATGAAGATATCAGGGCAGATTTCAATAAAAACTTTGCAAAGAAAGTAGACGAGCTAAAGTTCGGAAATCCTTGGGAAGATGGTGTCAAACTTACTCCCTTGCCTGAACCTGATAAAGCAGCTTACATACAAGGACTTATTGATGATGCGCTTTCTAAAGGTGCTAAGATCATTAATAAAAAAGGCGGTCAACATTTTGATAATTACATTTGGCCAGCGGTGCTATATCCTGTGACCAAAGAAATGCGTGTATATCAAGAAGAGCAATTTGGTCCTATTATTCCTATAGTACCTTTTACGGATATTGAAGAACCTTTAGATGATATGGCAGAAAGTAATTATGGTCAACAAGTAAGCTTGTTCGGTAAAGATGTGTATGCACTTTCACCGCTGATAGATACCTTGGTGAACTTGGTATGTCGTGTCAACTTGAACAGCTCTTGCCAAAGGGGACCAGATGTTTATCCGTTTACCGGAAGAAAAGACTCGGCCCAGGCAACTTTAAGTGTGCATGATGCCTTACGCTCATTTTCAATAAGAACATTCGTTGCATTTAAGGATAACGAATTAAATACCGATATTATTGAAAATTTATTAGAGGCTAAACTGTCCAATTTTGTAAGTACAGACTATATCTTATAA
- a CDS encoding tetratricopeptide repeat protein, producing the protein MRTLLLVITFIFTMNITAQTSYEKGMNKAFALWDQQKNTEASQLFERISAAETDNWLPPYYAGLIEIVSSFGLKDETVLTTKLTRAKEFLDTASAISENNPEIMISYALLNTAYIAFDGAKYGMTLSGENAAIYQKALSIAPNNPRVVLSKTEWDMGAAKFFGKSTIPFCKDIERAITLFEAEEQTTPYYPYSGLERAKAISTECKKETSPKN; encoded by the coding sequence ATGAGAACCTTACTACTAGTCATCACCTTTATTTTCACAATGAACATTACCGCACAAACGTCATACGAAAAAGGTATGAACAAAGCTTTTGCTTTATGGGACCAACAAAAGAATACCGAAGCATCTCAACTTTTTGAAAGAATTTCAGCTGCAGAAACCGATAATTGGTTGCCACCATATTATGCAGGTTTAATTGAAATTGTAAGTAGCTTTGGGCTAAAAGATGAAACGGTATTGACCACAAAACTCACAAGGGCTAAGGAGTTTTTAGATACAGCATCGGCAATTTCGGAAAACAATCCAGAAATCATGATATCCTATGCGCTCTTAAATACAGCATATATAGCTTTTGACGGTGCTAAGTATGGCATGACCTTGTCTGGAGAGAATGCAGCAATTTATCAAAAAGCTTTAAGTATTGCACCAAACAATCCAAGAGTGGTCTTAAGCAAAACCGAATGGGACATGGGCGCAGCTAAGTTCTTTGGCAAATCAACAATTCCATTTTGTAAAGATATTGAACGCGCCATCACATTATTTGAAGCAGAAGAACAAACCACACCTTACTACCCATATTCTGGTTTAGAAAGAGCAAAAGCCATTTCCACAGAATGCAAAAAAGAAACCTCTCCTAAAAATTAG
- a CDS encoding TonB-dependent receptor gives MKTLLIALLTLLYVHTYAQSTISGKIIDQQGLPIIGANVYLKGTYDGTATNDQGVFSFETDATGIHTLIASSISFETYSKSDKINHFQNITIKLRDDVNTLDAVTVNAGTFNAGDNAKVTALKPLDIVTTAGALGDFVGALQTLPGTSNVAEDGRLFVRGGDAEETQIFVDGMRVFTPYSPSANNIPSRGRLSPFLFKGITFSTGGYSAEYGQALSSVLLLNSVNEPQEEKTDISIMTVGLGLGNTQIWDKSSLSVNANYINLAPYQELYPDNNEWHKPVASFGGEAVYRYKFNNDGLLKVYGAYSAVDFDLTQEDINEVNGVRFGLNNNNLYLNTSYQDFMEKDWSISTGISFASDQTKLKLDTADITDTENSAHFKLALKKYFSSSYKLNFGAEYFITDFKEDYSANTIENEYKFNNNLLGGFAEADIFFSKNLATKVGLRGEYSQLLQEFNLSPRLSLAYKAGQNAQFSLAYGEFFQNPRNEYLKFNTDFTAEKTTHYIANYQFVKNKQIFRAEAYYKDYNNLVKYNTAFTLSTSTYDNTGNGFAKGLDIFWRDNKTLKNTEYWMSYSYLDTKRNYRNYPTKATPDFASKHNASLVVKRWVEDWKSQIGFSYNYASGRSYTDPSTGRFLTEQAKSFNSLNFNYAYLISPQKILYLSVSNVLGTKNINGYQYADQPNTDGIFDRRTITPAADRFFFIGFFWTISKNKNYNQLDNL, from the coding sequence ATGAAGACGCTACTAATTGCTTTACTTACACTACTCTACGTGCATACATACGCGCAATCAACTATCTCCGGTAAGATAATTGACCAACAAGGCTTACCAATTATTGGGGCAAATGTATATTTAAAAGGAACGTATGATGGTACTGCAACCAATGATCAAGGGGTATTTTCCTTTGAAACCGATGCTACTGGAATACATACTTTAATTGCTTCATCCATTTCGTTTGAAACCTATTCAAAATCAGACAAAATCAATCATTTTCAAAATATCACCATCAAATTAAGAGATGATGTAAACACATTGGATGCCGTTACCGTTAACGCCGGTACATTTAATGCAGGCGACAATGCAAAGGTTACCGCTTTAAAACCACTTGATATTGTAACCACAGCAGGAGCCTTAGGAGACTTTGTAGGCGCATTACAGACATTACCCGGTACTTCTAATGTTGCCGAGGATGGCAGATTATTCGTTAGAGGTGGCGATGCAGAGGAAACTCAAATATTCGTTGATGGTATGCGTGTGTTTACTCCGTATTCTCCTTCGGCAAACAACATACCGTCAAGGGGCCGGTTATCTCCTTTCTTATTTAAAGGAATTACCTTCTCAACGGGAGGTTATTCCGCAGAATACGGTCAAGCACTATCAAGTGTTTTACTATTGAACAGTGTAAACGAACCACAAGAAGAAAAAACGGATATTTCAATAATGACGGTTGGCCTAGGACTTGGAAATACCCAAATATGGGATAAAAGTTCGCTAAGCGTCAATGCCAATTATATAAATCTTGCACCGTATCAGGAATTATATCCAGATAACAATGAATGGCATAAACCTGTAGCATCTTTTGGAGGCGAAGCAGTATACAGATATAAATTCAATAATGACGGACTTCTAAAAGTATATGGTGCCTACAGCGCTGTTGACTTTGACTTAACACAAGAAGACATCAATGAAGTTAATGGTGTTAGATTTGGGTTGAACAATAACAACCTTTATCTAAATACTTCTTATCAAGATTTTATGGAAAAGGATTGGAGTATTTCAACTGGAATAAGCTTTGCTAGCGATCAAACGAAATTAAAGTTAGACACAGCAGATATTACGGACACCGAAAATTCTGCCCATTTTAAATTAGCACTGAAGAAATACTTTTCCAGTAGTTACAAATTAAACTTTGGTGCTGAATATTTTATAACCGACTTCAAAGAAGATTACAGTGCGAATACTATTGAAAATGAATACAAATTTAACAACAACCTTTTAGGCGGCTTTGCCGAGGCAGATATTTTCTTCTCAAAAAATCTAGCGACAAAAGTGGGTCTTAGAGGTGAATATTCACAATTATTACAAGAATTTAATCTATCTCCAAGACTCTCTCTAGCCTATAAAGCTGGGCAAAATGCACAATTTTCTCTGGCATACGGAGAGTTCTTTCAAAACCCTAGAAATGAGTACCTAAAGTTCAATACCGATTTTACGGCTGAAAAAACCACACATTATATTGCCAACTATCAATTTGTAAAAAACAAACAGATTTTTAGAGCCGAAGCATATTATAAAGACTATAATAATTTAGTCAAATACAATACAGCTTTTACACTGTCCACTTCTACCTACGATAATACTGGCAATGGTTTTGCAAAAGGATTGGACATTTTCTGGAGAGACAACAAAACATTAAAAAATACAGAATATTGGATGTCTTATTCTTATTTAGATACGAAAAGAAATTATCGAAATTACCCAACCAAAGCTACACCAGATTTTGCCAGCAAGCATAATGCATCATTAGTGGTAAAACGATGGGTTGAGGATTGGAAAAGTCAGATCGGATTCAGCTACAACTATGCATCCGGTCGTAGTTATACAGACCCAAGCACAGGCCGTTTTTTAACGGAACAAGCCAAAAGTTTCAACTCACTAAACTTCAACTACGCCTATTTGATAAGTCCGCAGAAAATATTGTACTTATCCGTTAGTAATGTACTGGGAACAAAAAACATAAATGGTTACCAATATGCGGATCAGCCAAATACTGATGGTATATTCGACCGAAGAACAATTACACCCGCCGCAGACCGCTTCTTTTTCATTGGTTTCTTCTGGACAATCAGTAAAAATAAAAATTACAACCAGCTAGACAACCTTTAA